One genomic segment of Hippoglossus hippoglossus isolate fHipHip1 chromosome 22, fHipHip1.pri, whole genome shotgun sequence includes these proteins:
- the cfap99 gene encoding cilia- and flagella-associated protein 99 isoform X2: protein MASNDGSLVKEAIMLLDKLSEGKQCLDDFIEDAAKDLQNMDAQHKKFILDVVSGCTEHKKLLDVVVNVFYGQNGRWLSRGDRSQFVIICYLTTFVLDDIGLQRFSNIVKSQDIKKMHTFLNFFFTHLTTWIQEEWNHIYDAACVEEQWIGPLLRWRPNIDILMDQLALKMSCGNQVKKIPIKTTKPQEFCLTKPKPRPLPMPELIPQQEKCKPVPNSTYRAPKEMQIIKEIKQENHQKTKELLNEANMTQFRCGNPQKSERTRRVMFQIQKDLDSKLQFNSFQPSEPPSSNKTKNCPVKLNGAAILRQRALRNRKEEEELQRVERLTEGEGEDSSFVQWQKNMREMDLHEELAKIEQRRLEGRISHKEAAIARINIMESNQKASQLKKEETAQLMREYAEKRLQEEKELRDLVQQVAEGHKNSKMAKEKLHKFKQSIVREVSEQSQALLRQALEEAQAELSRKFQTILEIRAIESLPHIRVKNFDDTETAGHELLGEMSIVELKLRLAHLKEVEQTEQQKKREHILEVTHKKKELLLEEVELNNLHMRAMAQAAAIRKEKERKASVDLQQKVAQDKRVLAMQKKLEEKKQEQRRLEQIKSSKAKTAEKTTEQAGTRDKKTMTAEEICESMVKNLEQLIQRAF, encoded by the exons ATGGCATCAAACGACGGATCTCTTGTCAAGGAGGCTATTATGTTGCTGGATAAGCTCAGTGAAGGCAAACAGTGTTTGGATGACTTCATAGAAGATGCTGCAAAAGATCTGCAG AACATGGATGCTCAGCATAAGAAGTTCATACTCGATGTTGTCTCCGGATGCACTGAGCACAAAAAGTTACTGGACGTAGTTGTCAACGTCTTCTACGGCCAGAATGGGAGATGGTTATCCAGAGGTGACCGGAGCCAGTTTGTCA TTATCTGTTACCTCACCACTTTTGTCCTCGATGACATTGGGCTTCAGCGTTTTAGCAACATTGTCAAATCTCAGGACATCAAGAAGATGCACACA ttcctcaACTTCTTCTTCACACACCTCACCACATGGATACAGGAAGAGTGGAATCATATCTACGATGCTGCCTGTGTGGAGGAACAGTGGATCGGCCCCCTGCTGAG ATGGCGCCCCAATATTGATATTCTCATGGACCAGCTTGCTTTGAAAATGTCCTGTGGGAATCAGGTCAAGAAAATTCCGATCAAAACCACCAAGCCCCAGGAGTTCTGTCTCACCAAACCCAAACCTCGACCTCTGCCGATGCCAGAGCTCATCCCACAGCAGGAAAAATGCAAACCG gtacCAAACAGCACGTACAGGGCTCCAAAGGAGATGCAGATCATAAAGGAGATAAAACAGGAGAACCATCAGAAGACTAAG GAACTGCTGAATGAGGCAAACATGACACAGTTCAGATGTGGGAATCCACAGAAGTCTGAACGCACCAGG CGAGTGATGTTCCAGATTCAGAAAGACTTGGATTCAAAGCTCCAGTTCAATTCATTTCAACCCTCTGAACCTCCGTCCAGTAATAAG ACCAAAAACTGTCCCGTTAAGCTCAACGGTGCAGCCATCCTGAGGCAGAGGGCGCTGCGTAACCgtaaggaggaggaagagctgcaAAG GGTGGAGCGTTTAACAGAAGGCGAAGGTGAGGACTCGTCTTTCGTACAGTGGCAGAAGAATATGCGCGAGATGGACCTTCATGAGGAGCTGGCCAAGATTGAGCAGAGGCGTCTGGAGGGACGCATCAGTCACAAGGAGGCAGCCATTGCCCGAATAAACATCATGGAGAGCAACCAGAAGGCCTCTCAGCTGAAGAAAGAAGAG ACAGCTCAGCTGATGAGGGAATATGCTGAGAAGAGGttgcaggaagaaaaagaactgAGGGACTTGGTGCAACAAGTGGCAGAAGGACACAAGAACTCGAAAATGGCCAAAGAGAAGTTACATAAATTCAAGCAAAGTATAG TGAGAGAAGTCTCGGAGCAAAGTCAAGCGCTCCTTCGACAAGCACTGGAGGAAGCACAGGCAGAACTGAGCAGGAAGTTTCAAACCATCCTTGAAATCCGCGCCATTGAGTCACTTCCTCACATCAGAGTCAAGAATTTTGACGACACAGAA ACTGCAGGACATGAACTGCTGGGAGAGATGTCCATAGTCGAGCTGAAGTTGCGACTGGCCCACCTGAAGGAAGTCGagcaaacagagcagcagaagaaacGTGAGCACATCCTGGAGGTGACTCATAAAAAGAAGGAGCTGCtgttggaggaggtggagctcaACAACCTCCACATGAGAGCAATGGCACAGGCTGCAGCCATCAG gaaagagaaggagaggaaggccAGCGTGGATCTTCAGCAGAAAGTTGCTCAAGACAAGAGAGTTTTGGCTATGCAGAAGAAGCTCGAGGAAAAAAAGCAAGAGCAGCGGAGGCTAGAGCAAATCAAGAGCAGCAAGGCCAAAACCGCTGAAAAAACCACAGAGCAAGCCGGGACACGCGACAAA AAAACCATGACGGCGGAGGAGATTTGTGAGTCGATGGTAAAGAACTTAGAGCAGTTGATCCAGAGGGCCTTTTAA
- the cfap99 gene encoding cilia- and flagella-associated protein 99 isoform X3, translating into MASNDGSLVKEAIMLLDKLSEGKQCLDDFIEDAAKDLQNMDAQHKKFILDVVSGCTEHKKLLDVVVNVFYGQNGRWLSRGDRSQFVIICYLTTFVLDDIGLQRFSNIVKSQDIKKMHTFLNFFFTHLTTWIQEEWNHIYDAACVEEQWIGPLLRWRPNIDILMDQLALKMSCGNQVKKIPIKTTKPQEFCLTKPKPRPLPMPELIPQQEKCKPVPNSTYRAPKEMQIIKEIKQENHQKTKELLNEANMTQFRCGNPQKSERTRRVMFQIQKDLDSKLQFNSFQPSEPPSSNKTKNCPVKLNGAAILRQRALRNRKEEEELQRVERLTEGEGEDSSFVQWQKNMREMDLHEELAKIEQRRLEGRISHKEAAIARINIMESNQKASQLKKEETAQLMREYAEKRLQEEKELRDLVQQVAEGHKNSKMAKEKLHKFKQSIVREVSEQSQALLRQALEEAQAELSRKFQTILEIRAIESLPHIRVKNFDDTETAGHELLGEMSIVELKLRLAHLKEVEQTEQQKKREHILEVTHKKKELLLEEVELNNLHMRAMAQAAAIRKEKERKASVDLQQKVAQDKRVLAMQKKLEEKKQEQRRLEQIKSSKAKTAEKTTEQAGTRDKVKNHDGGGDL; encoded by the exons ATGGCATCAAACGACGGATCTCTTGTCAAGGAGGCTATTATGTTGCTGGATAAGCTCAGTGAAGGCAAACAGTGTTTGGATGACTTCATAGAAGATGCTGCAAAAGATCTGCAG AACATGGATGCTCAGCATAAGAAGTTCATACTCGATGTTGTCTCCGGATGCACTGAGCACAAAAAGTTACTGGACGTAGTTGTCAACGTCTTCTACGGCCAGAATGGGAGATGGTTATCCAGAGGTGACCGGAGCCAGTTTGTCA TTATCTGTTACCTCACCACTTTTGTCCTCGATGACATTGGGCTTCAGCGTTTTAGCAACATTGTCAAATCTCAGGACATCAAGAAGATGCACACA ttcctcaACTTCTTCTTCACACACCTCACCACATGGATACAGGAAGAGTGGAATCATATCTACGATGCTGCCTGTGTGGAGGAACAGTGGATCGGCCCCCTGCTGAG ATGGCGCCCCAATATTGATATTCTCATGGACCAGCTTGCTTTGAAAATGTCCTGTGGGAATCAGGTCAAGAAAATTCCGATCAAAACCACCAAGCCCCAGGAGTTCTGTCTCACCAAACCCAAACCTCGACCTCTGCCGATGCCAGAGCTCATCCCACAGCAGGAAAAATGCAAACCG gtacCAAACAGCACGTACAGGGCTCCAAAGGAGATGCAGATCATAAAGGAGATAAAACAGGAGAACCATCAGAAGACTAAG GAACTGCTGAATGAGGCAAACATGACACAGTTCAGATGTGGGAATCCACAGAAGTCTGAACGCACCAGG CGAGTGATGTTCCAGATTCAGAAAGACTTGGATTCAAAGCTCCAGTTCAATTCATTTCAACCCTCTGAACCTCCGTCCAGTAATAAG ACCAAAAACTGTCCCGTTAAGCTCAACGGTGCAGCCATCCTGAGGCAGAGGGCGCTGCGTAACCgtaaggaggaggaagagctgcaAAG GGTGGAGCGTTTAACAGAAGGCGAAGGTGAGGACTCGTCTTTCGTACAGTGGCAGAAGAATATGCGCGAGATGGACCTTCATGAGGAGCTGGCCAAGATTGAGCAGAGGCGTCTGGAGGGACGCATCAGTCACAAGGAGGCAGCCATTGCCCGAATAAACATCATGGAGAGCAACCAGAAGGCCTCTCAGCTGAAGAAAGAAGAG ACAGCTCAGCTGATGAGGGAATATGCTGAGAAGAGGttgcaggaagaaaaagaactgAGGGACTTGGTGCAACAAGTGGCAGAAGGACACAAGAACTCGAAAATGGCCAAAGAGAAGTTACATAAATTCAAGCAAAGTATAG TGAGAGAAGTCTCGGAGCAAAGTCAAGCGCTCCTTCGACAAGCACTGGAGGAAGCACAGGCAGAACTGAGCAGGAAGTTTCAAACCATCCTTGAAATCCGCGCCATTGAGTCACTTCCTCACATCAGAGTCAAGAATTTTGACGACACAGAA ACTGCAGGACATGAACTGCTGGGAGAGATGTCCATAGTCGAGCTGAAGTTGCGACTGGCCCACCTGAAGGAAGTCGagcaaacagagcagcagaagaaacGTGAGCACATCCTGGAGGTGACTCATAAAAAGAAGGAGCTGCtgttggaggaggtggagctcaACAACCTCCACATGAGAGCAATGGCACAGGCTGCAGCCATCAG gaaagagaaggagaggaaggccAGCGTGGATCTTCAGCAGAAAGTTGCTCAAGACAAGAGAGTTTTGGCTATGCAGAAGAAGCTCGAGGAAAAAAAGCAAGAGCAGCGGAGGCTAGAGCAAATCAAGAGCAGCAAGGCCAAAACCGCTGAAAAAACCACAGAGCAAGCCGGGACACGCGACAAAGTGA AAAACCATGACGGCGGAGGAGATTTGTGA
- the si:dkey-21a6.5 gene encoding laminin subunit gamma-1, with protein sequence MMECRGLLPLIAAACFMGLVGSQTTLTPAVVSTTLIENVTSLTVTPMILSSTTPGCFAFNTSTCEPCAPGSQYDNNTLLCACCSDPGLCLFPGACLACATGFYQPLAGQQQCLPCSRGSYTNFTGSPLCHPCPAGSFNNNSGADTCTSCSTGFFSSQLSSTTCAPCARGSFCNSSGCSHCQMCPVGTEALQTAAKDCTPCRPGMHKAPHQTMCQICGSGFFQIHWGQEICDVCPENHYCPSPDVNPILCPNDAFCPAGSLAPGYCMETFFRKSGDTCELAPVTIALLVIGGGVALLFIILMILRRRRDTDGELTVARAPLLCKERPQGRYYGIPCDGEPVYAGW encoded by the exons ATGATGGAGTGTCGGGGACTTCTGCCTCTTATAGCCGCCGCTTGTTTCATGG GCCTGGTGGGAAGCCAGACCACACTTACCCCTGCTGTGGTCAGCACCACTCTCATCGAGAATGTGACCAGTCTGACTGTAACTCCCATGATTCTCAGCAGCACGACCCCGGGCTGCTTCGCGTTCAACACTTCGACTTGCGAGCCTTGTGCTCCAGGATCACAGTACGACAACA ACACCCTGCTGTGTGCATGCTGTTCTGACCCCGGGTTGTGTCTATTTCCTGGAGCCTGCCTGGCATGTgccacaggtttttatcagccACTTGCAGGACAGCAGCAGTGTCTGCCCTGCAGCCGGGGCTCCTACACAAA TTTCACTGGAAGTCCATTATGTCACCCCTGCCCTGCTGGATCCTTCAACAATAATAGTGGTGCAGACACCTGCACAAGTTGTTCAACAG GTTTCTTTTCATCACAGCTGAGTTCCACAACATGCGCACCATGTGCAAGAGGAAGCTTTTGCAA CTCCTCTGGTTGCTCACATTGCCAGATGTGTCCTGTAGGAACAGAGGCTCTACAGACCGCTGCTAAAGACTGCACACCGTGTCGGCCAG GCATGCACAAGGCCCCCCATCAAACTATGTGTCAGATCTGTGGCAGTGGCTTCTTCCAGATCCACTGGGGCCAGGAAATCTGTGACGTCTGCCCAGAGAATCACTACTGCCCT AGTCCAGATGTGAACCCCATTCTGTGTCCAAATGATGCCTTCTGTCCAGCGGGCAGTTTGGCTCCAGGCTACTGCATGGAGACCTTCTTCCGCAAATCAGGGGATACTTGCGAGCTGGCTCCTGTCACTATTGCTTTGTTAGTTATTGGAGGTGGAG TGGCCTTGCTCTTCATCATTTTAATGATTCTGCGTCGACGGAGAGACACTGACGGAGAACTGACTGTTGCTCGAGCTCCATTGTTATGCAAAGAGCGGCCTCAAGGTCGATACTATGGCATCCCCTGTGATGGAGAACCTGTGTATGCTGGCTGGTGA
- the mrpl35 gene encoding 39S ribosomal protein L35, mitochondrial codes for MAAAIARRVSALLRPLSASLRPGTPQLRQLASLIHPPPLFSSAAAAALRAPLPAAACQTPRYHILQRVSALVPSLTLQPSRSLIYYSLKKGKTKTVKSVTQRFMRLHCGLWIRRKAGYKKKLWKKKPARRKRLREFVICNKTQSKLLDKMTTSYWKRRNWYLDDPYLKYHDRVNLKP; via the exons ATGGCCGCGGCCATAGCGAGGAGGGTGTCCG CGCTACTGAGGCCGCTGTCCGCCTCTCTTCGCCCCGGGACACCGCAGCTCCGTCAGCTCGCCAGCCTCATCCACCCTCCACCCCTCTTCAGCTCCGCTGCTGCAGCCGCCCTCCGCGCTCCTCTGCCGGCTGCAGCCTGTCAGACACCCCGCTACCACATCCTCCAACG GGTGTCGGCTCTTGTTCCCAGTCTGACTCTGCAGCCAAGCAGAAGTCTGATCTACTATAGTCTGAAGAAGGGCAAGACAAAAACTGTCAAATCTGTCACACAAAGATTCATGAGGCTGCACTGTGGACTCTGGATCAGACGCAAG GCTGGATACAAGAAGAAACTGTGGAAGAAGAAACCTGCCAGACGAAAGCGCCTGAGGGAGTTTGTCATctgcaacaaaacacagagcaaaCTTTTAGATAAAATGACAACTTCTTATTGGAAGAGGAGGAACTGGTATCTCGATGATCCATACCTGAAGTACCACGACCGGGTAAACCTCAAACCGTGA